From Callithrix jacchus isolate 240 chromosome 15, calJac240_pri, whole genome shotgun sequence, one genomic window encodes:
- the LOC118147716 gene encoding large ribosomal subunit protein P1-like isoform X1, which translates to MASELTCIYSALILHSDEVTVTEDKINALIKAAGVNVEPFRPGLFANALATVNAGSLICNVGADGPAPAAIAAPAGVPAPSTATAPAEEKKVKAKKEESEESDDDMNFGLFD; encoded by the coding sequence ATGGCCTCTGAGCTCACCTGCATCTACTCAGCCCTCATTCTGCACAGTGATGAGGTGACTGTCACGGAGGATAAGATCAATGCCCTCATTAAAGCAGCCGGTGTAAATGTTGAACCTTTTCGGCCTGGCTTGTTTGCAAATGCCCTGGCTACGGTCAACGCTGGAAGCCTCATCTGCAATGTAGGGGCTGATGGACCTGCTCCAGCAGCTATTGCTGCACCAGCAGGAGTTCCTGCCCCCTCCACTGCTACTGCTCCAGCTGAGGAGAAGAAagtgaaagcaaagaaagaagaatccGAGGAGTCTGATGATGACATGAACTTTGGTCTTTTTGACTAA
- the LOC118147716 gene encoding large ribosomal subunit protein P1-like isoform X2: MASELTCIYSALILHSDEVTVTALATVNAGSLICNVGADGPAPAAIAAPAGVPAPSTATAPAEEKKVKAKKEESEESDDDMNFGLFD, from the exons ATGGCCTCTGAGCTCACCTGCATCTACTCAGCCCTCATTCTGCACAGTGATGAGGTGACTGTCAC TGCCCTGGCTACGGTCAACGCTGGAAGCCTCATCTGCAATGTAGGGGCTGATGGACCTGCTCCAGCAGCTATTGCTGCACCAGCAGGAGTTCCTGCCCCCTCCACTGCTACTGCTCCAGCTGAGGAGAAGAAagtgaaagcaaagaaagaagaatccGAGGAGTCTGATGATGACATGAACTTTGGTCTTTTTGACTAA